Genomic window (Rhododendron vialii isolate Sample 1 chromosome 4a, ASM3025357v1):
GCTAACTAGTTGAACTACGTGTTCCTTGTTCAATTGGTGGTTTTGGTTGGCAAGTTGTATGATCTATCACCTTGAAGTCTAGTATGGAGATTCTTCTAAAAAGGCAATGCAAAATCAGATGAATTTCCAGTTACAAAATGCAAGCGATGTGGATTCTACGAGGAAGAATTTCAAACCTTACCACTTGGCTCAATTGGTATTTTAGAAATGAATTCCATGGCTCAATTGGTATTTTAGAAATGAATTCCACCGCCTCAGAGAGCTTTCTAGCTCTACTTAAAACTCCTAccatactactccctccgtcccttatttatagtcgggtattccattttgggttgtcccttaataagtgtccattttgtaaagttagtgggcaaaagttggtgaattgtctattttgtctctaaaagtagattccattttaaaaaataagtgagtaaaagtgtaatgatgatgggtaagtagggaaagtggaggaaaaagttgatgtgaaaggtataatgatgtctttttaataaattgaaattacgaagcaggacacttaaaaagggacggagggagtagcatgGTTTTCAACTGTGGGCTGAATCCTGTATTTCACAAGCATTGCATCAAAGTTCTTCCGAGCTTCATCGACAACAGCAGAACAACCTGCCAATACTGCCGTAAATGTGACAGGATCCGGTTGAGTCCCATTATTCAGCATCTTTTCAAGTAGATCCATGCCGCATTCGCATCACCGTGTGTTGCATGTGTTGAAGTTGTCCAAACAATCACACTCCTATCTTGTGATTGATCAAACACTCTTTGTGCCCCGTGAAGAAAACCCAATTTTGCATAGGTATCAGTAATTGCAGTGGTGACGTAAACATTCCTGTAAAAGCTGTTTCTAATGGCATATGCATGTATTTCTTTCCCACCTTTCAGATTTGAAAAATgagatagagaaagaagaaTGCTTGAAAGTGTAACCGAGTTTGGCCTTAGTTCGGAGGATTACATCTCTCGAAATAATGCTAGAGCTCCCTCAAGTCAATTGTTCTGTATCAGACCAGAAATTACAGCATTCCACGTACTCAATGCTGGGCTTTTCTTTTCATGGTGAAGATCCAAAGCTTGGTCTACAAATCCATGAAGCATGTACCCAGAGATAATGGCACCATAAGTAACTTCATTCTTGTCACGTTTTCAAGAAGTTCTCTTGCATAATCCAAGCTGCCACATTTGGCATATAATGCAATAAGCGAATTGCAAATTGGAAGGTCCATTTCAATGTCATTACTCATTAGCAATGATAAATTGATGAACATCCATTCCAAACAGAAGATCATTTGACTGCCCGCAAGCTTGCAAACCACTGAACATTGTAACATGATTAGGCCTTAAACCTTCCAAATCCAACATTTCTCTGTACAATCTCTTGCAATCTTCGTAATACCCTTCTGGCGAATATGCAGCAATCATCGAATTCCAAGTCACAATATCTTTCTCTGGCATTGACAATTTCCTTGCTGAAGCAATATCATCATACCTCGAGCAGTATGTAACCAAAGGTTTCATGGCGAAGGGATCCGAATCAAACCCATTTTGCATGACAAAACCATGAAACATTGTAGCGTCTGGAAACAATGGCGACAACGCCTTTTAACACCGATGTTATTTTGAAATTATCTGGTTTTGCGAATCCTGAAGGAGAAGATAACCAGTTGGAAAACAACTTGCATGTAGTTGAAGGAATACCTGTTAGAGGTATAGACTGTAAGTATTCGTACTTCCACTTTCCAAGTCATTATCCCGTCGATGCATCCAACCACAGACTTAGGACATTCCAACTAAAATTTTGTTAGTCCATtatcccattttgggtttttttcaaaatgttggtccttttccaaaaatggaaggagtaatttgatgatttttcaaaagtttcccTCAAGTGAATATAAGTGTTGTAAAGTAGGTAAAATATAAAGATAATGGTATAAATAATAGTCATTAAATTTGAATGTAGGTTTACATGTCTCTTTAAATAGTTGAAATTTCCAAAAGGAACCAACAATACAGAACGGATGGCCCGTAAAATAAATACGAGATATACAGCCccgaagccaaaaaaaaaaaaaaaaaaacttgattttcagAATCCCAAATGATTGATATTTAGACCGCTAAAAACACAATTGTTATAGGTACGGCCATACCCCAGCTGTAGCCATACCCTACTTTTAAGTTTCGCCATACCGACGTACCCGTATCATTTGAACTAATATCTGTACGCGTGCTTCTTCGACAACGGTAAATAGATTCATATCTCCGtttgatgaaaaaaaacaaaacaaaaacagcaaATGGATTCAACAAATATAGCCAAAACCCAAAGGGTTTGCTCATTCCTAAAATTTTAGGTTTGAGCTCTCTCAAATGCTATAAACTTCTTTGGGGTCGGTCCATACAGACATTTACTCTCGCTTTAATTGGAATCTCTGCAAGTGGGTGGTGAAATGAGTCCTCGaagattagtcgaggtatgCATAAGCTGGCCACGGCACCTGACttatataaaaaacaaaacaaaaaccaacagCCAAAACACAAATATATAGTCGTATTTGATTTCAGAATCCTTaacaatttatttttgtttagctCGACTTATTTATTCGGCAAAAAcggtggaaaaaaaaagaaaaaaagagtagtAGTTCTTAAGACATCCAAAACGAAGCCTAAGTGATCAACATCACATAAATTAAATAACATGAACACGGTTGATTGATAAAACGAATTCCATTTCGTACAAACATGGTTGAAAATAGTTGTTTTCTGCATaagatttttgaattaaatCAAACACAGAAATAAAATTACTAAAAgtataaattatatttctatCTAGGAATTAAATTTTTAGCATTCTATTCCCTACTCGAGAAAATTCTTAGCAATTTGATTCGTATTAAAGATATTCATATATACTGAAGATTTCGGTCATAGACGAGAAATTCAATTTTGATGATAAATTTGAAAACCCTCGTTCAATTTCAGGCTGCTCCACGGACCACAAGGATACTAGGAAGACAACAATGGAGTCCGCCCAGAAATGAACAGTTTCTTCTCTAAGCAACGCTTCATTAAGCAGAATTTTCGCTCCATTTCCTTacctttcccccctctctcttctcaAACAAAATCACACCCAACAAGACACAAGTCGCTCAAGGGCCAGAGAGTCTTGGACCTCGTTTCTCCGAAATCAAATTTTACTAGAAATGGTCGCCAATCTCATCTTCGGCTCATTCAAGACATTTTGCCATCGAATTCAAACGACCCTGATGAACACGTTGGACCCTTCATTTGTTATTCCCACGGGGAAGGGTTGAGAGCTGACCCAAGTGTTTTATCACACGCTCTGAGTTCCCGTGGCTGTGTAAGAACTGCATCAGTTGGAATTCAACTTCACTGCTTGGTAATTAAAACTGGGTACTTGAGCAATGTTTATGTTGGCAGTTCTTTGATCAGTTTTTACTGTAAATGCAGTGATCTAAGGTATGCGTACCAAGCGTTTGATGAAATGCCAATGAGAAATGTAGTGTCATGGACGACAATCATTGCCGGGTTTGCACAAGAGTGGCAAGTTGATGTGTGTTTGGAGCTTTACCATTGGATGAGATACTCAACTGTGAATCCCAATGATTTTACACTAACTAGTGTTTTGAGTGCTTGCACGGGTAGTGGGTGTCTTGGAAAGGGGAAGAGTGCTCATTGTCAAGCGATCCAAATGGGTTTCGATGCGTATGTGCATGTTTCCAATGCTCTCATCTCATTGTATTTCAAGTGCGGGGATGAAAATGAAGCGGCATATATCTTTGAAAACATGTGCATTAAAGATCTTGTGTCATGGAACTCTATGATTGCTGGCTATGCTCAGCATGGGTTTTCGTCGCAAGCAATTGATCTTTTCGaagaaatgagaaagaagaaagtGAAACCCGATGCCATCACTTTCCTCGGGGTTCTCTCTTCATGTCGCCATGCGGGTCTTGTTGAACAAGGCCAGTTTTATTTCAACTCAATGGTCGAATATGGTTTGGAGCCAGAAGTAGACCATTACTCATGCATTGTGGATCTTCTTGGTCGAGCCGGGGATTTAGAAAAGGCTCggggtttgataaaaaatatgCCTATTGATCCCAATGGGATTATATGGGGCTCACTTCTTTCTTCGTCAAGGCTTCATGGAAATGTTTGGATTGGAATTGAGGCTGGAGAGAGAAGGCTTGAGCTTGAACCAGAGTGTGCTGCTACTCACCTGCAGTTGGTGAACTTATATGCCAGTTTTGGTTTCTGGGACCAGGTAGCAAGGGTACGGAAATTGATGAAAGATAAAGGGTTGAAAACAGATCCTGGGCATAGCTGGATTGAAATCAGGAACAAGGTGTATCGATTTGGAGCAGAAGATAGTTTAAATTCCAAAACAGATGAGGTCCTGGCTGTGGTGAATTGTTTGGTAGATCAAATAAGAGATTCAGGTTATGCTTGTGAACTATATCAACTAGAAGCTAGTCTTGGTTTGCAGACAGAAGTATCTCCGTGAAATGGACCCTGATGTGCTATTTTTTACGACTTGATAATTGATATTCTGACTCCCTTTTGGCTTCTCGCATTTGGTTAGGTTTGcttcttgcttttctttgtgCTTGCTTCATATTCTTGTTGATCTATGCATTTATCTAATAAATATAGCCCATTTCTGCTTGTCCATTCAAATACTGGAGCTTATGGTACACAGATTATTATGCTTTTTTCCATTTCCTAAAGCTTATTGATTTGTGCAGTTTGATTCTGTGGTCTCACCAGTTTCATTTAATCTCCCAGAGTTTTATGATTCTATTATACCAGACCTGGGCTTTCACATTTTATCATTTGTGTTCTTTTGTCCATGATACTAGAGTTCGATTAAGTAATAAGAAAACTGAATGGCTCCAACAGGGTAGGGACGAGTGGATGACCATtttgagaagaagagagaattcTAAAAAAGTTGGTGTTCCTTACTATCAGCCTATAAGAAGCATTCCAAATGCTACAAAAGGGGAACATGTGGTTGCAGTTTGGCCTTCTTGGCCTGTTACAGTAGCTGGCGAAGCTATCAGGGGACGGATACTGTAGAGATTTGATACTTTTGGAAAGTTAGATAAGGTAACTTTCCtcctttttaaatttaataatgGTTGACttgcatttcattttttgtaccaGATTAGAAAATGGTTGACTTGTATTTAGGTTTGACTGTGAGAGAAGGAAAATTGTTATTTCAGGTTACTATATATTCCTGAAAGTTGCATATATTAGTAGAATcttcattttgattattgattgcTTGTTGCTTAAATTAGTCACGAAATACAAATTATCCTATTTAAAATTTCAGTTAGTAATTTCCATAGTCTGGGTACCTGTTTATTTTCAAGCCTTGATATTCTGTTCTGTCTTAAAATATGCCAATGGTTCAAAgttgttagctttcaaaagttgATGTAATTACTCTGCTAGTCATTCTTCA
Coding sequences:
- the LOC131323206 gene encoding pentatricopeptide repeat-containing protein At2g37320 isoform X1; the protein is MNSFFSKQRFIKQNFRSISLPFPPLSSQTKSHPTRHKSLKGQRVLDLVSPKSNFTRNGRQSHLRLIQDILPSNSNDPDEHVGPFICYSHGEGLRADPSVLSHALSSRGCVRTASVGIQLHCLVIKTGYLSNVYVGSSLISFYCKCSDLRYAYQAFDEMPMRNVVSWTTIIAGFAQEWQVDVCLELYHWMRYSTVNPNDFTLTSVLSACTGSGCLGKGKSAHCQAIQMGFDAYVHVSNALISLYFKCGDENEAAYIFENMCIKDLVSWNSMIAGYAQHGFSSQAIDLFEEMRKKKVKPDAITFLGVLSSCRHAGLVEQGQFYFNSMVEYGLEPEVDHYSCIVDLLGRAGDLEKARGLIKNMPIDPNGIIWGSLLSSSRLHGNVWIGIEAGERRLELEPECAATHLQLVNLYASFGFWDQVARVRKLMKDKGLKTDPGHSWIEIRNKVYRFGAEDSLNSKTDEVLAVVNCLVDQIRDSAYKKHSKCYKRGTCGCSLAFLACYSSWRSYQGTDTVEI
- the LOC131323206 gene encoding pentatricopeptide repeat-containing protein At2g37320 isoform X2; translation: MNSFFSKQRFIKQNFRSISLPFPPLSSQTKSHPTRHKSLKGQRVLDLVSPKSNFTRNGRQSHLRLIQDILPSNSNDPDEHVGPFICYSHGEGLRADPSVLSHALSSRGCVRTASVGIQLHCLVIKTGYLSNVYVGSSLISFYCKCSDLRYAYQAFDEMPMRNVVSWTTIIAGFAQEWQVDVCLELYHWMRYSTVNPNDFTLTSVLSACTGSGCLGKGKSAHCQAIQMGFDAYVHVSNALISLYFKCGDENEAAYIFENMCIKDLVSWNSMIAGYAQHGFSSQAIDLFEEMRKKKVKPDAITFLGVLSSCRHAGLVEQGQFYFNSMVEYGLEPEVDHYSCIVDLLGRAGDLEKARGLIKNMPIDPNGIIWGSLLSSSRLHGNVWIGIEAGERRLELEPECAATHLQLVNLYASFGFWDQVARVRKLMKDKGLKTDPGHSWIEIRNKVYRFGAEDSLNSKTDEVLAVVNCLVDQIRDSV